A stretch of the Panicum virgatum strain AP13 chromosome 9N, P.virgatum_v5, whole genome shotgun sequence genome encodes the following:
- the LOC120689204 gene encoding patatin-like protein 1 has protein sequence MAEARSTPLKNALLSDVCISTSAAPTYLPAHYFKTQDAGGKAREYNLIDGGVAANNPTMVAMTQITKKMLGKDKEELFPVRPADCRKFLVLSIGTGSASDEGLFTARQCSRWGVVRWLRNKGMAPIIDIFMAASSDLVDIHAGVLFQSLHSDRDYLRIQDSSLRGAAATVDAATPENMRTLMGIGERMLAQRVSRVNVETGRNEPVPGEGSNADALAGLARQLSEERRTRLARRAAAG, from the exons ATGGCGGAG GCTAGGAGCACGCCGCTGAAGAACGCGCTGCTCTCCGATGTGTGCATCAGCACGTCCGCGGCGCCGACCTACCTCCCGGCGCACTACTTCAAGACCCAAGACGCCGGCGGCAAGGCCCGCGAGTACAACCTCATCGACGGCGGTGTCGCCGCCAACAACCCG ACCATGGTCGCGATGACGCAGATCACCAAGAAGATGCTGGGCAAGGACAAGGAGGAGCTGTTCCCGGTGAGGCCGGCGGACTGCCGCAAGTTCCTGGTGCTGTCGATCGGGACGGGGTCGGCGTCCGACGAGGGTCTCTTCACGGCGCGGCAGTGCTCCCGGTGGGGCGTCGTCCGGTGGCTCCGCAACAAGGGCATGGCGcccatcatcgacatcttcaTGGCGGCCAGCTCGGACCTCGTGGACATCCACGCCGGCGTGCTGTTCCAGTCGCTCCACAGCGACCGCGACTACCTCCGCATCCAGGACAGCTCgctccgcggcgccgcggcgaccGTGGACGCCGCCACGCCGGAGAACATGCGCACGCTCATGGGGATCGGGGAGCGGATGCTGGCGCAGCGGGTGTCGAGGGTGAACGTGGAGACCGGGAGGAACGAACCGGTGCCCGGGGAAGGGAGCAACGCCGACGCGCTCGCCGGGCTGGCCAGGCAGCTCTCCGAGGAGAGGCGGACGCGgctcgcgcgccgcgccgccgccggctga